The following coding sequences lie in one Arachis hypogaea cultivar Tifrunner chromosome 4, arahy.Tifrunner.gnm2.J5K5, whole genome shotgun sequence genomic window:
- the LOC112796253 gene encoding stilbene synthase 3-like — MVSVSEIRNVQRAEGPATVLAIGTANPSNCVDQSTYADYYFRVTNSEHMTDLKKKFQCICERTQIKNRHMYLTEEILKENPNMCAYKAPSLDAREDMMIREVPRVGKEAATKAIKEWGQPMSKITHLIFCTTSGVALPGVDYELIVLLGLDPCVKRYMMYHQGCFAGGTVLRLAKDLAENNKDARVLIVCSENTAVTFRGPSETDMDSLVGQALFADGAAAIIIGSDPVPEVEKPLFEIVSTDQKLVPGSHGAIGGLLREVGLTFYLNKSVPDIISQNINDALSKAFDPLGISDYNSIFWIAHPGGRAILDQVEQKVNLKPEKMKATRDVLSNYGNMSSACVFFIMDLMRKKSLEEGLKTTGEGLDWGVLFGFGPGLTIETVVLRSVTI; from the exons ATGGTGTCTGTGAGTGAGATCCGCAACGTTCAAAGAGCAGAAGGTCCTGCAACTGTATTGGCAATTGGCACGGCAAATCCATCAAATTGTGTTGATCAGAGTACATATGCTGATTACTATTTCAGAGTAACCAATAGCGAACACATGACTGATCTCAAGAAGAAATTTCAGTGCATTT GTGAAAGAACACAGATCAAGAATAGACATATGTACTTAACGGAAGAGATACTGAAAGAGAATCCTAACATGTGTGCATACAAGGCACCGTCGTTGGATGCAAGGGAAGATATGATGATCAGGGAGGTACCAAGGGTTGGAAAAGAGGCTGCAACCAAGGCCATCAAAGAATGGGGACAACCAATGTCTAAAATCACACATTTGATCTTTTGCACCACCAGCGGTGTTGCGTTGCCTGGCGTTGATTACGAACTCATCGTACTCTTAGGACTCGACCCATGCGTTAAGAGGTACATGATGTACCACCAAGGCTGCTTCGCTGGTGGCACTGTCCTTCGTTTGGCTAAGGACTTGGCTGAAAACAACAAGGATGCTCGTGTTCTTATTGTTTGTTCTGAGAATACCGCAGTCACTTTCCGTGGTCCTAGTGAGACAGACATGGATAGTCTTGTAGGACAAGCATTGTTTGCGGATGGAGCTGCTGCGATTATCATTGGTTCTGATCCTGTGCCAGAGGTTGAGAAGCCTCTCTTTGAGATTGTTTCGACTGATCAAAAACTTGTCCCTGGCAGCCATGGAGCTATCGGTGGTCTCCTTCGTGAAGTTGGACTTACATTCTATCTTAACAAGAGTGTTCCTGATATTATTTCGCAAAATATCAACGACGCGCTCAGTAAAGCTTTTGATCCATTGGGTATATCTGATTATAACTCAATATTTTGGATTGCACATCCTGGTGGACGTGCAATTTTGGACCAAGTTGAACAGAAGGTGAACTTGAAACCAGAAAAAATGAAAGCTACTAGAGATGTGCTTAGCAACTATGGTAATATGTCAAGTGCATGTGTGTTCTTCATCATGGATTTGATGAGGAAGAAGTCTCTTGAAGAAGGACTTAAAACCACTGGTGAAGGACTTGATTGGGGTGTGCTTTTTGGCTTTGGTCCTGGTCTCACCATTGAAACCGTTGTTCTTCGCAGTGTGACCATCTGA
- the LOC140172903 gene encoding stilbene synthase 3-like, with protein sequence MVAVNDIRKIQQRAEGPATVLAIGTANPANCVDQSTYADYYFRVTNSEHMTDLKKKFQRICERTMIKNRHMYLTEEILKENPNMCAYKAPSLDAREDMMIREVPRVGKEAATKAIKEWGQPMSKITHLIFCTTSGVALPGVDYELIVLLGLDPCIKRYMMYHQGCFAGGTVLRLAKDLAENNKDARVLIVCSENTAVTFRGPSETDMDSLVGQALFADGAAAIIIGSDPVPEVEKPIFELVSTDQKLVPGSHGAIGGLLREVGLTFYLNKSVPDIISQNINEALSKAFDPLGISDYNSIFWIAHPGGRAILDQVEQKVNLKPEKMKATRDVLSNYGNMSSACVFFIMDLMRKKSLERGLKTTGEGLDWGVLFGFGPGLTIEIVVLRSVAI encoded by the exons ATGGTGGCTGTGAATGACATCCGCAAGATTCAACAAAGGGCAGAAGGCCCAGCAACCGTGTTGGCGATTGGTACAGCAAATCCAGCAAATTGTGTTGATCAGAGTACATATGCAGATTATTATTTTAGAGTAACCAATAGCGAACACATGACCGACTTAAAGAAAAAATTCCAACGTATTT gTGAGAGGACAATGATCAAGAACAGACATATGTACTTAACAGaagaaatattaaaagaaaacccCAACATGTGTGCATACAAAGCACCATCGTTGGATGCAAGGGAAGACATGATGATCAGGGAGGTACCAAGGGTTGGAAAAGAGGCTGCAACCAAGGCCATCAAGGAATGGGGCCAGCCAATGTCTAAAATCACGCATTTGATCTTCTGTACCACCAGCGGCGTTGCGTTGCCTGGCGTTGATTACGAACTCATCGTACTCTTAGGCCTCGACCCATGCATCAAGAGGTACATGATGTACCACCAAGGTTGCTTTGCTGGTGGCACTGTCCTTCGCTTGGCTAAGGACTTGGCTGAAAACAACAAGGATGCTCGTGTGCTTATCGTTTGTTCCGAGAATACTGCAGTCACTTTCCGTGGTCCTAGTGAGACAGACATGGATAGTCTTGTAGGGCAAGCATTATTTGCGGATGGAGCTGCTGCGATTATCATTGGTTCTGATCCTGTGCCAGAGGTTGAGAAGCCTATCTTTGAGCTTGTTTCGACCGATCAAAAACTTGTCCCTGGCAGCCATGGAGCCATCGGCGGTCTCCTTCGTGAAGTTGGGCTTACATTCTATCTTAACAAGAGTGTTCCTGATATTATTTCGCAGAACATCAACGAAGCACTGAGTAAAGCTTTTGATCCGTTGGGTATATCTGATTATAACTCAATATTTTGGATTGCACACCCTGGTGGACGTGCAATTCTGGACCAAGTTGAGCAAAAGGTGAATTTGAAGCCAGAGAAGATGAAAGCCACTAGAGATGTGCTTAGCAATTATGGTAACATGTCAAGTGCATGTGTGTTCTTCATTATGGATTTGATGAGGAAGAAGTCTCTTGAAAGAGGACTTAAAACCACCGGAGAAGGACTTGATTGGGGTGTGCTTTTTGGATTTGGTCCTGGTCTTACTATTGAAATCGTTGTTCTCCGCAGCGTGGCCATATGA
- the LOC114927549 gene encoding uncharacterized protein → MCDWANRIKYSLWTQHCDEGRRFGHMTTNISECVNSILKGVRNLPVCSLVKATYERLAELFVRKGREAKAQMGTGQQFSQHLVKCIDANLKTVKCFTVTVYDRDNSEFTVAETTPTGSFSLGSYRVSLASQTCHCGYFQALHFPCPHALACCAYSRLTWEPYVHQVYRVSSVFSVYRMGFTPPIPEGFWPPYDGPTIIPDPNKRRVREGRPRSTRIRTNMDEADPNRPKRCGLCRQPDHTRRSCPQLGGAEHTRGHD, encoded by the coding sequence atgtgtgacTGGGCGAACCGGATTAAGTATTCGTTGTGGACACAGCATTGTGATGAGGGGCGTAGATTCGgacacatgacgacgaatatatCTGAGTGTGTGAACTCGATCCTCAAGGGTGTCAGAAATCTTCCTGTGTGCTCGCTAGTGAAGGCAACATACGAAAGATTGGCCGAATTATTTGTTCGCAAAGGGAGAGAGGCTAAGGCGCAGATGGGAACCGGACAACAATTTAGTCAGCACTTGGTGAAGTGTATAGATGCCAACTTGAAGACGGTTAAGTGCTTCACGGTTACTGTGTACGACAgggataactccgagttcaccgtCGCAGAGACAACTCCGACTGGTTCTTTCTCACTGGGTAGCTACAGAGTCTCGCTTGCATCTCAGACATGTCACTGCGGATACTTCCAGGCACTTCATTTTCCGTGTCCCCACGCACTGGCATGTTGTGCCTACTCACGGCTTACATGGGAGCCTTACGTCCACCAGGTGTATCGTGTTAGTTCGGTCTTCAGTGTGTATCGGATGGgtttcacacctcccattccggagggtttctggccaccataTGACGGGCCTACTATCATCCCTGACCCCAATAAGAGGCGTGTGAGAGAGGGTCGTCCGAGGTCCACTCGGATACGGACCaatatggacgaggcagatccgaaCCGGCCAAAAAGATGTGGGCTTTGTCGGCAGCCCGACCACACACGTCGGAGTTGCCCACAGCTCGGAGGAGCAGAGCACACACGGGGACATGATTAG